The following proteins come from a genomic window of Mycosarcoma maydis chromosome 22, whole genome shotgun sequence:
- a CDS encoding uncharacterized protein (related to Chitinase), whose protein sequence is MKLLPLGVLALASLFTSSLAALNNDGSAHFGRTANGQVVAGSSYADSSSTLSFAADRAASARSTSSSGRFSIQRRSLWQRLFGNSAPGSQRKRRAVPSARLLARQRPSRLGTGSSRKTKRTRGSCKAPTTASASAAASASSSTSTSASIPPSPTKSVNETRTSTNKLMAGYWADWTASTLPATSIDFSKFDIVNYAFALPTAEFDLWIPTDPSGNLLRGFVKAAKAGNAKPMLSLGGWGGSTYFSPAVRTAASRATFISNIVKTYNQYGLDGIDLDWEYPGQAGSGNLLDASDTRNYQTFLTELRAALPKGALITGAVAHTPWMASNGQPVASVARAAAAMDYIMIMNYDVWGSSSNPGPNAPLANLCGNSTQPRANAAAGVKAWSAAGMPRDKILLGIPAYGYINTSKKQTLRTRSRSRSSSSQRRAAKLTSSDGSTSSGQINFSTLVSQGALKLGADGLFDGAGGFTKYWDDCSDTPYLSDASRVITYDDTSSIFDKGAFASAAGIAGISMWSLDGDTESWALTNSAIAGMSSTGAISS, encoded by the coding sequence ATGAAGCTTCTCCCACTCGGCGTACTGGCGCTTGCCAGTCTTTTCACCTCGTCACTTGCAGCGCTGAACAATGATGGATCGGCACATTTCGGTAGAACGGCCAACGGACAAGTTGTTGCAGGCTCGTCGTATGCAGACTCGAGTTCAACGTTGAGTTTCGCAGCTGACCGAGCCGCatcggctcgctcgacatcttcCTCAGGACGTTTCTCGATTCAACGCCGATCTCTGTGGCAGAGACTCTTCGGAAACAGCGCGCCAGGCAGCCAACGGAAGAGGAGGGCAGTCCCTTCTGCACGCTTGCTCGCGCGTCAACGTCCGAGTCGGCTCGGCACAGGCTCGTCAAGAAAAACGAAACGCACCAGAGGCTCATGTAAAGCGCCTAccaccgcttccgcttcagcagcagcatcagcatcctcttcaacatccacctcggcttccATACCACCTTCACCGACCAAGAGCGTCAACGAGACACGCACGTCCACGAATAAGCTCATGGCTGGCTACTGGGCGGATTGGACAGCCTCGACTCTACCCGCCACTTCGATTGACTTTAGCAAATTCGACATTGTCAACTACGCGTTTGCTCTGCCTACAGCCGAGTTTGATCTGTGGATCCCTACGGATCCTTCGGGCAACCTGCTGCGCGGATTCGTCAAGGCAGCCAAGGCGGGCAATGCCAAGCCGATGCTTTCGCTCGGTGGATGGGGTGGATCGACCTACTTTTCGCCCGCGGTTCGAACCGCGGCTTCTCGCGCCACATTCATCAGTAACATTGTCAAGACGTATAACCAGTACGGCTTGGACGGCATTGATCTGGATTGGGAGTATCCAGGTCAGGCAGGATCGGGAAATCTGCTCGACGCTTCCGATACGCGCAATTACCAGACATTCCTCACTGAACTTCGAGCGGCGTTGCCTAAGGGAGCGCTGATCACGGGTGCAGTGGCACACACGCCGTGGATGGCAAGCAATGGTCAACCTGTCGCTAGCGTTGCGCGCGCCGCAGCTGCCATGGACTACATCATGATCATGAACTACGACGTGTGGGGATCGTCGTCGAATCCGGGACCCAACGCGCCTCTGGCGAATCTGTGTGGCAATTCCACCCAGCCACGTGCAAATGCGGCGGCGGGCGTCAAAGCATGGTCGGCAGCCGGGATGCCTAGAGACAAGATCCTACTCGGTATCCCAGCATACGGCTACATCAACACGTCGAAAAAGCAGACGCTTCGCacgcgctcgcgctcgcgttCTTCCTCTTCGCAACGCAGAGCTGCGAAACTCACCAGTTCCGACGGATCCACATCGTCGGGGCAGATCAACTTTTCAACGCTCGTCTCACAGGGTGCACTCAAGCTCGGCGCGGACGGCCTGTTCGACGGCGCCGGTGGGTTCACCAAGTATTGGGACGACTGCTCCGACACTCCCTACCTGAGCGATGCGTCCAGAGTGATCACGTACGACGATACCAGTTCCATCTTTGACAAGGGTGCGTTTGCGAGTGCCGCCGGCATCGCCGGTATCAGCATGTGGAGCTTGGATGGCGATACCGAGTCTTGGGCTTTGACTAACAGTGCGATTGCCGGAATGAGTTCGACAGGTGCTATCTCTTCCTAG
- a CDS encoding uncharacterized protein (related to NSR1 - nuclear localization sequence binding protein), translating into MGKKDKSTKAAAPAVNAKKASKKDKKAAPAANVVEPKANGVDKKAKYNNKKGKKEATKKEPTPEPEPESESESESESSDDSSDSDNDKSKSSSDSSSDSDSSDSSDDEQVETKAAPAAKTNGKPAAAPVAEASSSSDSSDDSSDSDSSSESDSDSDSSDSSDDDEDEKPAAAADSKKRKAEDEAPSAKKVKTEDGTAAAAAAAPAELAEGETNQIWVGQLSWNVDNDWLKSEMEVFGEVTSARVQLDRTSGKSRGFGYVDFATAAAAKKAFDEGQGKEVDGRAIRIDLSTPKGDVTENRAKKFNDQRSAPSSTLFIGNLSFDVSEDDVWNAFSEHGEVSGVRLPKDPDSGRPKGFGYVEFAAQESAQAAIDAMTGQELAGRPLRLDFSTPRDRDGGAGGRGGGRGGGFGGGRGGGRGGGFGGGRGGGRGGGRGGRGGSDGSFRGMPRGGGWGARGGSARTGGAADFSGKKMTFDD; encoded by the coding sequence ATGGGAAAGAAGGACAAATCCACCAAGGCCGCTGCGCCCGCCGTCAACGCCAAGAAGGCTagcaagaaggacaagaaggcggctcctgctgccaacgtcgtcgagcCCAAGGCCAACGGCGTCGACAAAAAGGCAAAGTACAACAAcaagaagggcaagaaggAAGCCACCAAGAAGGAGCCCACTCCTGAGCCTGAGCCTgagtccgagtccgagtccgagtccgagtccagcgacgattcgagcgaCAGCGACAACGACAAGTCCAAGTCCAGCTCCGATTCGTCGTCCGACTCTGACTCGTCCGActcgagcgacgacgagcaggtCGAAACCAAGGCCGCCCCAGCTGCCAAAACCAACGGCAAGCCCGCCGCTGCTCCTGTTGCCGAggccagctcgtcttccgACTCTTCCGATGACTCGTCCGACTCTGATTCTTCATCCGAATCGGACTCGGATTCGGACTCGTCTGACTCttccgatgacgacgaggatgagaagcccgctgccgctgccgactccaagaagcgcaaggccgaggacgaggcacCTTCCGCCAAGAAGGTCAAGACCGAAGACGGaactgccgctgccgctgccgccgcccctgccgagcttgcagagGGCGAGACCAACCAGATCTGGGTTGGGCAGCTCTCGTGGAACGTCGACAACGACTGGCTCAAGTCCGAGATGGAGGTGTTTGGCGAGGTCACCAGCGCTCGCGTCCAACTTGACCGCACTTCGGGCAAGAGCCGTGGCTTTGGCTACGTAGACTTtgccaccgccgctgctgccaagaaggcgTTTGACGAGGGCCAGGGAAAGGAGGTGGATGGGCGTGCTATCCGCATCGACCTTTCCACTCCCAAGGGCGATGTTACTGAGAACCGCGCCAAAAAGTTCAACGACCAGCGATCGGCTCCCTCCAGCACGCTGTTTATTGGCAACCTCTCGTTTGACGTCAGCGAAGACGACGTCTGGAACGCCTTCTCGGAGCACGGTGAAGTTTCCGGTGTTCGTCTGCCCAAGGACCCCGACTCGGGTCGTCCCAAGGGTTTCGGTTACGTCGAGTTTGCCGCTCAGGAGAGCGCACAGGCTGCTATTGACGCCATGACTGGCCAGGAGCTCGCCGGCCGTCCTCTGCGTCTCGACTTCTCCACACCAAGGGACCGTGATGGCGGCGCCGGTGGGCGTGGCGGTGGACGCGGTGGCGGATTCGGTGGCGGACGTGGTGGCGGACGTGGCGGTGGATTCGGTGGCGGACGTGGTGGTGGACGCGGCGGCGGACGTGGTGGCCGCGGTGGTTCGGACGGCTCGTTCCGTGGCATGCCCcgcggtggtggatggGGTGCTCGAGGTGGCAGTGCACGAActggtggcgctgctgaTTTCTCGGGCAAAAAGATGACATTTGACGACTAA
- a CDS encoding NAD(+) diphosphatase (related to NPY1 - NADH diphosphatase), which yields MSVSRANQSAPNFPSFSTVNFYAGSKLNRLSWLRTSTDFLNSTIASAETRFVVMKDNNPLCHARGDASGDKHGLLATLPWEQVKPYILRNVEASGGVQTETDNVLVFGAQAYGLQNNTTEGKDFARATDGVGPSRLALVFLGIDESNLSESSLPGQMAKDDKGGAAARAGVPYFALSLTYRPAFLAADETSPMQALLDELEAQPDKYEFIDLRASSRAATWPVEDAAMVAQAKSLLDWNERHQYCPGCSRQQYSLWAGYKRGCSSSLDHAVPGTNFAKALLSNAQHACFAQDGKGICPSTQVLSNFHYPRTDPVIIMAIISPDGEKVLLGRQKKWPDGFYSCLAGFCEPGESFEEAVRREVLEESGIHVGQVIYHSSQPWPYPTNLMAGFYGIANTDDQDAIRLDLDNELQDARFYTRQQILDVINSNSQSHLTRAELQKLDQQHTAPSDESGEQSGKQSNKLAIRLPPSTAIARVLIEAWARREAVLPDHMDNFQKTRM from the coding sequence ATGTCAGTCTCGCGTGCCAACCAGTCGGCGCCCAACTTTCCTTCGTTTTCCACAGTCAACTTCTACGCTGGCAGCAAGCTGAATCGTCTCTCTTGGCTGCGCACTTCGACCGACTTTCTCAACTCGACCATCGCCTCTGCCGAGACGCGCTTCGTGGTTATGAAGGACAACAATCCGCTCTGCCACGCTCGCGGCGACGCGTCTGGCGACAAGCACGGCCTACTAGCCACGCTCCCGTGGGAGCAGGTCAAGCCGTACATCCTCCGGAACGTCGAGGCGTCTGGAGGTGTGCAGACCGAAACCGACAACGTGCTCGTGTTTGGTGCACAGGCGTACGGACTGCAGAACAACACGACCGAGGGCAAAGACTTTGCTCGCGCCACCGACGGTGTAGGACCTAGCAGGTTGGCGCTGGTGTTTCTTGGGATTGACGAATCCAATCTGAGTGAGTCATCGTTGCCCGGTCAGATGGCCAAAGACGACAAAGGCGGCGCTGCGGCGCGCGCAGGCGTGCCTTACTTTGCCCTGTCGCTCACCTACCGACCAGCGTTCTTGGCTGCCGATGAGACGTCACCGATGCAAGCGCTGTtggatgagctcgaggcaCAGCCGGACAAGTACGAGTTTATCGATCTGCGTGCTTCGTCGAGAGCTGCGACGTGGCCGGTCGAGGACGCGGCGATGGTGGCACAGGCCAAGAGCTTACTGGATTGGAACGAACGTCACCAGTACTGTCCCGGATGCTCGCGACAGCAGTACTCGCTGTGGGCAGGATACAAGCGTGGATGCAGTTCGTCGCTCGATCACGCTGTACCCGGGACCAACTTTGCTAAAGCGTTGCTTTCGAATGCCCAACATGCGTGTTTCGCGCAGGACGGAAAGGGGATATGTCCATCGACGCAGGTACTGTCGAACTTCCACTATCCTCGCACTGACCCGGTGATTATCATGGCTATCATCTCGCCCGATGGCGAAAAGGTGCTGCTGGGCCGTCAGAAGAAATGGCCCGATGGCTTCTACTCGTGCCTTGCAGGGTTCTGCGAACCGGGCGAGTCGTTCGAAGAAGCAGTGCGACGCGAAGTGCTCGAAGAATCCGGGATTCACGTCGGTCAGGTCATCTACCACTCTTCGCAACCGTGGCCGTATCCCACGAATCTCATGGCTGGCTTCTACGGTATCGCAAACAccgacgatcaagatgctATCCGACTGGACCTCGACAACGAACTTCAAGATGCTCGCTTCTACACGCGCCAGCAAATCCTCGATGTgatcaacagcaacagtcaATCTCACTTGACTCGAGCCGAATTGCAAAAGTTGGATCAACAACATACCGCTCCATCAGACGAGAGTGGTGAGCAGAGCGGTAAGCagagcaacaagctcgcgATCAGGTTGCCGCCTAgcaccgccatcgccaGGGTGTTGATCGAAGCTTGGGCCAGACGTGAGGCTGTGCTGCCTGATCATATGGACAACTTTCAAAAGACACGCATGTAG
- a CDS encoding 18S rRNA pseudouridine methyltransferase (related to EMG1 - Protein required for ribosome biogenesis), protein MSSASSAASDSEDDRMTTHSAPATTYRPIAPLPHSPRATSPSSLSTADDHVTRSTTATHTATSAIDSIQARLQSSDTASIASSHSNSISSSSSSKPPMRHALPPKPVTTMPSSTSNGVASSSSSSSAAAAAKANTAKRSRVDSSLVPQIPKVPKTAVEKENTPRLIVVLEQACLETYKVSTGSASRSSSGSGGRNKDGGDKYALLNCDDHQRVLAKMGRDIAEARPDITHQCLLTLLDSPLNKAGLLQVYIHTAKGVLIEVNPHVRIPRTFKRFSGLMVQLLHKLSIRSMGGSEKLLRVIKNPVTDHFPANTHKITLSFDSPVQRLANYLPTIPENHSIAVFVGAMAHGKDNFADGVVDEKISISEYSLSASVACGKFCCALEDFWGVV, encoded by the coding sequence ATGTCTTCAGCTTCATCCGCAGCCTCGGATTCAGAAGATGACCGAATGACGACGCACTCAGCCCCCGCTACCACGTATCGACCTATCGCACCCCTTCCACATTCGCCTCGTGCTACGTCCCCCTCGTCTCTCTCCACAGCAGACGACCATGTCACTCGCAGCACTACTGCCACCCACACCGCCACCTCGGCGATTGATTCCATTCAAGCTCGTCTGCAGTCCAGCGACACtgcctcgatcgcatcgtccCACTCCAACTCgatctcttcttcctcgtcttccaagCCGCCGATGCGTCACGCTCTTCCACCCAAACCCGTCACTACGATGCCTtcgtccacctcgaacGGCgtcgcttcttcgtcctcctcttcgtcagcagcggcggctgccaaggccaaCACGGCCAAACGCTCGCGTGTCGACTCTTCGCTCGTACCCCAGATTCCCAAGGTCCCCAAGACAGCCGTGGAAAAGGAGAACACGCCTCGACTGATTGTTGTCCTCGAACAGGCGTGTCTCGAGACGTACAAAGTTTCCACTGGTTCCGCTTCGCGCAGCTCATCCGGCTCCGGTGGCAGGAACAAAGATGGCGGGGACAAGTACGCTTTGCTCAACTGCGATGATCACCAACGCGTACTCGCAAAGATGGGCCGCGACATCGCCGAAGCTCGTCCTGACATCACTCACCAGTGCCTcttgacgctgctcgactctCCGCTCAACAAGGCGGGGTTGCTTCAAGTCTACATCCACACCGCCAAGGGCGTCTTGATCGAGGTCAACCCGCACGTTAGGATTCCAAGGACGTTTAAGCGCTTTTCCGGCCTGATGgttcagctgctgcacaaACTCAGCATCCGTTCCATGGGCGGCTCGGAAAAGCTGCTTCGCGTCATCAAGAACCCGGTCACGGATCACTTTCCTGCCAACACGCACAAGATCACCCTCTCATTCGATTCACCCGTCCAAAGATTGGCCAACTACCTACCGACGATTCCGGAAAACCACAGCATCGCCGTCTTCGTAGGCGCCATGGCTCATGGTAAGGACAACTTTGCCGATGGCGTAGTCGACGAGAAGATCAGTATCTCCGAGTACTCCTTAAGCGCCAGTGTGGCGTGTGGAAAGTTTTGCTGTGCATTGGAGGATTTCTGGGGCGTGGTGTGA
- a CDS encoding uncharacterized protein (related to MBP1 - transcription factor, subunit of the MBF factor), whose protein sequence is MSGDKTIFKATYSGVPVYECIINNVAVMRRRSDDWLNATQILKVVGLDKPQRTRVLEREIQKGIHEKVQGGYGKYQGTWIPLDVAIELAERYNIQGLLQPITSYVPSAADSPPPAPKHTISTSNRSKKIIPADPGALGRSRRATSIETESEVIGAAPNNVSEGSMSPSPSDISSSSRTPSPLPADRAHPLHANHALAGYNGRDANNHARYADIILDYFVTENTTVPSLLINPPPDFNPDMSIDDDEHTALHWACAMGRIRVVKLLLSAGADIFRVNSNQQTALMRATMFSNNYDLRKFPELFELLHRSILNIDRNDRTVFHHVVDLALSRGKPHAARYYMETMINRLADYGDQLADILNFQDDEGETPLTMAARARSKRLVRLLLEHGADPKIRNKEGKNAEDYIIEDERFRSSPSRTGPAGIELGADGLPVLPTSSLHTSEAGQRTAGRAVTLMSNLLHSLADSYDSEINTAEKKLTQAHGLLKQIQTEIEDSAKVAEALHHEAQGVDEERKRVDSLQLALKHAINKRARDDLERRWSEGKQAIKRARLQAGLEPGALSTSNATNAPATGDQKSKDDAKSLIEALPAGTNVKTAIAELRKQLSQVQANKTELVDKFVARAREQGTGRTMAAYRRLIAAGCGGIAPDEVDAVVGVLCELLQESHTGARAGAGGERDDRARDVAMMLKGAGAAALAANAGAP, encoded by the exons ATGAGTGGTGACAAAACCATCTTCAAG GCTACCTACTCGGGCGTACCCGTGTACGAATGCATCATCAACAATGTGGCCGTCATGAGGAGACGATCCGACGACTGGCTCAATGCCACTCAGATCCTCAAAgtcgtcggtctcgacaagcCCCAGCGTACGCGTGtcctcgagcgagagaTCCAGAAGGGCATTCACGAAAAAGTACAGGGCGGCTACGGAAAGTACCAAGGAACCTGGATTCCACTTGACGTTGCCATCGAACTCGCAGAACGCTACAACATCCAAGGCTTGCTTCAGCCGATCACCTCGTACGTCCCTTCCGCTGCCGACTCGCCACCTCCTGCTCCCAAGCACACCAtctccacctcgaaccGCTCCAAAAAAATCATCCCTGCCGACCCAGGCGCTCTCGGCCGTTCCCGACGCGCGACCAGCATCGAGACCGAATCCGAAGTCATCGGCGCTGCCCCAAACAATGTTTCCGAGGGCAGCATGAGCCCTTCCCCCAGCGACATTAGCAGCTCCTCCCGCACTCCCAGCCCCTTGCCCGCCGATCGTGCCCATCCTCTGCACGCTAACCACGCCCTCGCTGGCTACAACGGCCGCGACGCCAACAACCACGCCAGATATGCCGACATCATCCTCGACTACTTTGTCACCGAAAACACCACTGTCCCCTCGCTCCTTATCAACCCGCCCCCCGATTTCAACCCGGACAtgagcatcgacgacgacgaacaCACTGCACTTCACTGGGCCTGCGCTATGGGCCGCATCCGCGTCGTCAAACTTCTCCTCTCAGCCGGTGCAGACATCTTTCGCGTCAATTCCAACCAGCAGACCGCCCTCATGCGCGCCACCATGTTCTCCAACAACTACGACCTGCGCAAGTTTCCCGAACTCTTTGAGCTCCTTCACCGATCCATCCTCAACATTGACAGGAACGACCGCACTGTCTTTCATcacgtcgtcgatcttgcccTTAGCAGAGGCAAACCACATGCTGCTCGTTACTACATGGAGACCATGATCAACCGCCTCGCCGATTACGGAGATCAGTTGGCCGACATTCTCAACTTCCAGGATGACGAGGGTGAGACTCCGCTCACCATGGCTGCACGTGCTCGATCCAAGAGGCTCGTCAGGCTCTTACTCGAGCATGGCGCCGATCCCAAGATCCGCAACAAAGAGGGAAAGAATGCCGAGGACTACATCATCGAAGACGAACGCTTCCGATCCTCGCCCTCGCGCACCGGCCCCGCCGGTATCGAACTCGGCGCCGACGGCTTGCCCGTCCTCCCCACTTCCTCGCTTCACACTTCCGAAGCCGGTCAACGCACAGCCGGTCGCGCAGTGACACTCATGAGCAACCTCTTGCACAGCTTGGCTGACAGCTACGACAGCGAAATCAACACggccgagaagaagctcacCCAGGCGCACGGCTTGCTTAAGCAGATTCAGACCGAGATCGAAGACAGCGCCAAGGTCGCCGAGGCGCTTCATCACGAGGCGCAaggtgtcgacgaggagcgcAAGCGCGTCGACTCGTTGCAGCTCGCTCTCAAGCACGCCATCAACAAGCGTGCACGAGACGATCTCGAACGTCGTTGGTCCGaaggcaagcaagccaTCAAGCGCGCAAGACTTCAAGCCGGTCTCGAGCCCGGAGCCCTTTCGACCAGCAATGCAACCAACGCTCCTGCGACCGGCGACCAgaagagcaaagacgaTGCGAAAAGTTTGATCGAAGCTCTGCCCGCGGGAACCAACGTCAAGACCGCCATCGCCGAACTTAGGAAGCAACTGAGTCAAGTGCAGGCCAACAAGACCGAGTTGGTGGACAAATTCGTGGCACGTGCAAGGGAGCAAGGCACGGGCAGGACGATGGCTGCGTACAGGAGGCTCATTGCTGCCGGATGCGGAGGTATTGCAccggacgaggtggatgctgtGGTGGGTGTGCTGTGCGAGCTGTTGCAGGAGAGTCATACgggcgctcgagcaggtgCCGGCGGTGAGCGCGATGATAGGGCCAGAGACGTTGCAATGATGCTCAaaggtgctggtgctgctgcgctcgcgGCTAACGCTGGTGCGCCGTGA